From one Halosimplex rubrum genomic stretch:
- a CDS encoding deoxyhypusine synthase, which translates to MTDETPRETFEHDPIGHAEARAGMTVGELADEYGSAGIGASALHEAVDVYAEMLGDDDVTNFFGLAGAMVPTGMRRIVADLIRDGHIDALVTTGANLTHDAIEAIGGKHHHGQVHAEGKTEREHDERLRDEGVDRIYNVYLPQEHFALFEGHLRDEVFPPLEAECEERAGDGGTGAVSIQRFTEELGRANVEVNDAEDIEEGAGVAAAAYENDVPIYCPAVQDSVLGLQAWMYSQTSEFTLDALSDMTTITDQAFDAEKAGAMVVGGGVPKNYTLQTMLVAPDAYDYAVQLTMDSPETGGLSGATLDEARSWGKLEKAARNASVYADATITLPLVVAAARERVASGEGDH; encoded by the coding sequence ATGACCGACGAGACGCCCAGAGAGACGTTCGAGCACGACCCGATCGGCCACGCGGAAGCCCGAGCGGGGATGACGGTCGGCGAACTCGCCGACGAGTACGGGTCGGCCGGCATCGGCGCGAGCGCGCTCCACGAGGCCGTCGACGTGTACGCCGAGATGCTCGGCGACGACGACGTGACCAACTTCTTCGGCCTCGCGGGCGCGATGGTGCCGACCGGGATGCGCCGCATCGTCGCCGACCTCATCCGCGACGGCCACATCGACGCGCTCGTGACGACCGGCGCGAACCTCACCCACGACGCCATCGAGGCCATCGGCGGCAAACACCACCACGGGCAGGTCCACGCCGAGGGCAAGACCGAGCGCGAGCACGACGAGCGCCTCCGCGACGAGGGCGTCGACCGCATCTACAACGTCTACCTCCCCCAGGAGCACTTCGCGCTGTTCGAGGGCCACCTCCGCGACGAGGTGTTCCCGCCGCTCGAAGCCGAGTGCGAGGAGCGCGCCGGGGACGGCGGAACGGGTGCGGTCAGCATCCAGCGGTTCACCGAGGAACTCGGCCGGGCGAACGTCGAGGTGAACGACGCCGAGGACATCGAGGAGGGGGCGGGCGTCGCCGCGGCGGCCTACGAGAACGACGTGCCGATATACTGCCCGGCGGTGCAGGATTCGGTGTTGGGGCTGCAGGCGTGGATGTACTCCCAGACGAGCGAGTTCACGTTGGACGCCCTCTCGGACATGACGACCATCACCGACCAGGCGTTCGACGCCGAGAAGGCGGGCGCGATGGTCGTCGGCGGCGGCGTCCCGAAGAACTACACGCTCCAGACGATGCTGGTGGCGCCCGACGCCTACGACTACGCCGTCCAGCTGACGATGGACTCCCCCGAGACCGGCGGGCTCTCGGGCGCGACGCTCGACGAGGCGCGCTCGTGGGGGAAGTTGGAGAAGGCCGCCCGCAACGCCTCCGTCTACGCCGACGCGACGATCACGCTCCCGCTCGTCGTCGCCGCCGCGCGCGAGCGGGTCGCGAGCGGCGAAGGCGACCACTAA